TGTGGGTATTTCTTAAGAATCTCATCTGCCATTCCTTTTTGTTGCATCATACATCCACATATTCCAATGATCAAATCAGGATTTTTTTCTTTTTGATTTTTTAATGCTCCAAGATTGCCATAGACTTTGTTTTCTGCATTTTCTCTAACACAACAAGTATTAAAAATAATGATCGAAGCCTCATCTCTAACTTCAGTACTTTCATACCCCATTCTTTTAAGCATTCCTGAAAGTTTTTCTGAATCTTCTTCATTCATTTGACATCCGAAAGTAGAAATAAAGAAGAATTCCTTTTTATCTTTTTTTAATTTCATTTCATCTATTTGTTCTATATTAAAGTTCATTTTTATTCCTCCGTTTTTTATCCAATTACTTTAGTATTATAGCAAATAAACTATATAAATAAAAGCATTATATAGTTTTTTATAATATAAAACAACATCTCTTTTATATAATAACAAAGGTACGAAATTAGCAAAAAGATACCTATAAACAAAATTCATTTTTCATGTATCTTGCTTATAGGTATCAATTTATTTATCCCATACCCTAAAACAAATCTATCGCTTTATTGAACAGAACCAACTGCCTAAAGTTTCTTTTAGCAACTATAGATATTTTTCGATAGAAGTTCAATTTTTCTTTGAATATGATTACTCCAAGCAGTACGGAAATCAATGGATTTATACAATACTCCATACTAGCTTCTATAACATAGTTAGAATTGACGGCCAAAATATAATAGTACATAAATTAAAATTCTTCATTCTTATTTTATTGTTTCAATAGGAAGGTTCATTCCTTTCCAACCCTCAAGTGCTCCTGCAAGCTCATAAGCTTCAAAACCTTCTGATAATAAAATAAGTAATGCTGTTTTCCCAAGCGTGGTACCAGCAGTCCAGTCATATACAACATACGTTTTGCTTTTATCTAATTCATCTAAATGGTTTCCTAATTCTTTTGCAGGCATTGCAATAGCACCTTTTATTTGGTCTTGTTTTACATGTGCCGGAGCGTTACGAACGTCTAATATGACATATGGCGAATCTTCTTTTCCAATGTTTTCTAACACAATAAAATGATTTATATATAAGCTAAGGAATGTTTCTAAAAATTCGATTTTTTTTGTTTGCATCTTTTATTTCTCCTTTTCTTGGGTATATTTTTGAGTGCTATCATTAATTTTTTTTAATAAATTTGAGAGTAGCTGAATTTCTTCATTAGACAGGCAACCCAGCAAATTGTTAACGATGCTAAAATTTCCTGGTAAAAATTTCTCTAAAACATGATTTCCTGTTTCAGTAAGTTGAACAAATAATGAACGTTTATCTGTAGTGGAAGTACTTTTTAAAATCCAACCCTTCATCTCCATTCCTTTTAATAATTTACTAACTGTTGCACGAGTGGCTCCCAATTTCTCAGAAATAGCTGAAGGCAACAATGTTTGGTTTGGAGCTTGATATAAAAACATCAAAATAATAAATCTTGATTCACTTAAATCGTTCTTATCAAGGATATAATCATATTGTTTTTGCATATTACGATATGTCCATTGAAAATCAAT
The window above is part of the Clostridium saccharoperbutylacetonicum N1-4(HMT) genome. Proteins encoded here:
- a CDS encoding rhodanese-like domain-containing protein, with protein sequence MQTKKIEFLETFLSLYINHFIVLENIGKEDSPYVILDVRNAPAHVKQDQIKGAIAMPAKELGNHLDELDKSKTYVVYDWTAGTTLGKTALLILLSEGFEAYELAGALEGWKGMNLPIETIK
- a CDS encoding MarR family winged helix-turn-helix transcriptional regulator; this encodes MDNFTFIDRPDNQRLQLMKNVYSEVNSDIVKLFIDFQWTYRNMQKQYDYILDKNDLSESRFIILMFLYQAPNQTLLPSAISEKLGATRATVSKLLKGMEMKGWILKSTSTTDKRSLFVQLTETGNHVLEKFLPGNFSIVNNLLGCLSNEEIQLLSNLLKKINDSTQKYTQEKEK